In a single window of the Amycolatopsis sp. cg5 genome:
- a CDS encoding VOC family protein, with translation MDMKLEAVVLPVTDVDRAKHFYKALGWREDADFPLGNGNRVVQLTPPGSPTSIHLGVGITTAEPGSTQNLYLVVSDIEKATAELTEHGVTVSDIYHRDATGAPAPGPDPQRTSYNSFASFSDPDGNSWLLQEITERLPGR, from the coding sequence ATGGACATGAAGCTCGAAGCAGTGGTCCTGCCGGTCACCGACGTCGACCGCGCGAAGCACTTCTACAAGGCACTCGGCTGGCGCGAAGACGCCGACTTCCCCCTCGGCAACGGCAACCGCGTCGTCCAGCTCACCCCGCCAGGCTCCCCGACCTCGATCCACCTCGGCGTCGGCATCACCACCGCCGAGCCCGGCTCCACCCAGAACCTCTACCTCGTCGTGTCCGACATCGAGAAGGCCACCGCCGAACTCACCGAGCACGGCGTCACGGTTTCCGACATCTACCACCGCGACGCCACCGGCGCCCCCGCACCGGGCCCCGACCCGCAGCGCACCAGCTACAACTCCTTCGCCAGTTTCTCCGACCCCGACGGCAACTCCTGGCTCCTGCAGGAGATCACCGAACGCCTCCCTGGCCGCTGA
- a CDS encoding molybdopterin-dependent oxidoreductase, translated as MKPEPRVVAGACPLDCPDGCSWTVTVEDGVATKLRGRRDHPFTQGTLCVKVNQYLEHTRAPDRLLYPLRRTGPKGAGSFERITWDEALGEIAERLGDIRATWGGEAIWPYWGTGNLGHLQGMRGPAGARLWNVLGASEHVMSICSVAGTGGVRLATGAKQGIDPESFAHAKLILLWGANTLSTGHHLWRFIKESNAHVVAIDPVLTRTAKQADEHCALIPGTDGALALGLLHVVLSLGMEDRDYLAEHTLGWAEFREQILKFPPAKAAAITGVPEWQILALGERLARTRPTAIRAGMGMQRHAGGGAALRLLACLAGVTGDWQHLGGGLSYSTGGSFGGDFAALRRDDLRRKPARRLVMTRLAEGLLDVTDPPVKALFVYGANPAVSAPGQNAVRRGLAREDLFTVVFDQFPTDTADYADIVLPSTMQTEHMDVHTGYGHLYLGWNEPAVAPAGECLPATELFRRLARRMGLTEPSLYDSDEELARQLLGSGHPSLSGITLERLRAEGWVRLNFPADEIRFLKGFPTPSGRLEFVSDGEVAGYTPAREVADQDLARRFPLVLVSTASHYFMNTIFANRPGLARRAGPPSVAVHPEDAARRGLADGQQARVFNDRGSFTARILVTDAVRPGVAATTKGQWPKLTGGSTVNSTVDERDADLGRGAVFHDNRVEIEGWSP; from the coding sequence ATGAAACCTGAGCCGCGAGTGGTGGCGGGCGCGTGTCCGCTGGACTGCCCGGACGGCTGCAGCTGGACGGTGACGGTCGAAGACGGCGTCGCCACGAAGCTGCGGGGACGCCGCGATCACCCGTTCACCCAAGGCACCTTGTGCGTCAAGGTGAACCAATACCTCGAGCACACCCGTGCGCCGGATCGCCTGCTGTACCCGCTGCGCCGGACCGGCCCCAAAGGCGCGGGCTCGTTCGAGCGGATCACCTGGGACGAGGCGCTGGGCGAGATCGCCGAGCGGCTCGGGGACATCCGCGCGACCTGGGGCGGCGAGGCGATCTGGCCGTACTGGGGCACCGGGAATCTCGGGCATCTGCAAGGCATGCGCGGCCCGGCGGGTGCCCGGCTGTGGAACGTGCTCGGCGCGTCCGAGCACGTGATGTCGATCTGCTCGGTCGCGGGCACCGGCGGTGTGCGGCTCGCGACCGGCGCGAAACAGGGCATCGACCCCGAGTCGTTCGCGCACGCGAAACTGATCCTGCTGTGGGGTGCGAACACGCTCTCGACCGGGCATCACCTGTGGCGCTTCATCAAGGAGTCGAACGCGCATGTCGTCGCGATCGACCCGGTGCTGACGCGGACGGCCAAGCAGGCAGACGAGCATTGCGCGCTGATCCCGGGCACCGACGGCGCGCTGGCGCTGGGCCTGCTCCACGTCGTGCTCAGCCTCGGCATGGAGGATCGGGACTACCTCGCCGAACACACACTCGGCTGGGCCGAGTTCCGCGAGCAGATCCTGAAGTTCCCGCCTGCCAAGGCGGCGGCCATCACGGGTGTGCCCGAGTGGCAGATCCTCGCGCTGGGCGAGCGCTTGGCCCGCACCCGGCCGACGGCGATCCGCGCGGGCATGGGCATGCAGCGGCACGCGGGTGGCGGCGCAGCGCTGCGCTTGCTCGCCTGCCTGGCCGGCGTGACGGGGGACTGGCAGCACCTCGGCGGGGGACTGTCGTACTCGACCGGCGGCTCCTTCGGCGGGGACTTCGCGGCGTTGCGGCGCGACGACCTGCGGCGGAAACCGGCGCGCCGCCTGGTGATGACCCGGCTGGCCGAAGGTCTGCTCGACGTCACCGATCCACCGGTGAAGGCGCTGTTCGTCTACGGCGCGAACCCGGCGGTGAGCGCGCCCGGCCAGAACGCCGTGCGGCGTGGCCTGGCCCGCGAGGACCTGTTCACCGTGGTGTTCGACCAGTTCCCGACCGACACCGCCGACTACGCGGACATCGTGCTGCCGTCGACCATGCAGACCGAGCACATGGACGTGCACACCGGCTACGGCCATCTCTATCTCGGCTGGAATGAGCCCGCCGTCGCACCGGCAGGCGAGTGCCTGCCCGCGACCGAGCTGTTCCGGCGGCTCGCCCGGCGGATGGGACTGACCGAGCCGAGCCTCTACGACTCCGACGAAGAACTCGCCAGGCAACTGCTCGGCTCGGGGCATCCCTCGCTGTCGGGCATCACGCTGGAGCGGCTGCGTGCCGAAGGCTGGGTGCGGCTGAACTTCCCGGCCGACGAAATCCGCTTCCTGAAAGGGTTTCCGACACCGTCAGGCCGCTTGGAGTTCGTCTCCGACGGCGAGGTGGCCGGATACACCCCGGCGAGGGAAGTGGCCGACCAGGACTTGGCGCGGCGGTTTCCGCTCGTTCTCGTCTCGACGGCTTCGCACTACTTCATGAACACGATCTTCGCGAACCGGCCGGGGCTGGCCAGACGCGCGGGCCCGCCGAGTGTCGCCGTGCACCCTGAGGACGCCGCCCGGCGTGGCCTCGCCGACGGTCAGCAGGCGCGGGTGTTCAACGACCGCGGTTCGTTCACCGCGCGGATCTTGGTCACCGACGCGGTGCGCCCCGGCGTCGCGGCGACGACCAAGGGGCAATGGCCGAAGCTGACCGGCGGCTCGACCGTCAATTCCACAGTGGACGAACGGGACGCCGATCTGGGCCGCGGCGCCGTCTTCCACGACAACCGGGTCGAGATCGAGGGGTGGTCGCCATGA
- a CDS encoding DUF6002 family protein has translation MTHLDNALAHYYDVLKRAMNDYQRSPEFEPSENFLPAFDLPVLDSTMEKFLQPSGIGITELGDQGSCSLHLLNLMSNPGTRTTKTFGSMINVARAVNHIRTTGERVFIISPSSGNKATALRNAVERAVSVGLVSDTELQIATAVPEASRHKLWSSGLSDDPRLRELNPMAVLPCEVPVHVKLMIAEFMSRHTDEFHQRYGIRLWHTLELRNYMVADMVRALAEHDLMPVTGRGRTHAHAVSSALGLLGLQFGHRELAKAGVGLPALQLLLVQHLGTPDMVLGLYHDSFDMDLVPKYHRGADGLYRQDEDPHFPAVTFDPEEHLDATFYSRTPVTSPRINKVIRENGGGGIVVSLYECLQRYNEIRDMLATSVSLPADPRRLREWSLVMALTGVLNGIERGVIADREILVHASGSYGEDDYRVLSPADSVRIDGVEDFYQVVRHAAEAG, from the coding sequence GTGACCCACCTGGACAACGCGCTGGCGCACTACTACGACGTGCTCAAGCGCGCCATGAACGACTACCAGCGGTCGCCGGAGTTCGAGCCTTCGGAGAACTTCCTGCCCGCGTTCGACCTGCCGGTGCTCGACTCGACGATGGAGAAGTTCCTTCAGCCGTCAGGGATCGGGATCACCGAACTCGGCGACCAGGGCAGCTGTTCGCTGCATTTGCTCAACCTGATGAGCAACCCCGGCACGCGGACCACGAAGACCTTCGGCTCGATGATCAACGTCGCCCGCGCGGTCAACCACATCCGCACCACCGGCGAACGCGTGTTCATCATCAGCCCGTCGTCCGGCAACAAGGCGACCGCGCTGCGCAACGCCGTCGAGCGCGCGGTCTCGGTGGGGCTCGTGTCGGACACCGAGCTGCAGATCGCGACCGCCGTGCCCGAGGCTTCGCGGCACAAGCTGTGGTCGTCCGGGCTCAGCGACGATCCGCGGCTGCGGGAGCTCAATCCGATGGCCGTGCTGCCGTGCGAGGTCCCGGTGCACGTCAAGCTGATGATCGCCGAGTTCATGTCCCGGCACACCGACGAGTTCCACCAGCGGTACGGGATCCGGCTCTGGCACACCCTCGAACTGCGCAACTACATGGTCGCGGACATGGTCAGGGCGCTCGCCGAGCACGACCTGATGCCGGTGACCGGCCGCGGCCGGACGCACGCGCACGCCGTGTCCAGCGCCCTCGGCCTGCTGGGGCTGCAGTTCGGGCACCGCGAGCTGGCCAAGGCGGGCGTCGGCCTGCCCGCGCTGCAGCTGCTGCTGGTCCAGCACCTCGGCACACCGGACATGGTGCTCGGGCTGTACCACGACTCGTTCGACATGGACCTGGTGCCGAAGTACCACCGCGGCGCCGACGGGCTGTACCGGCAGGACGAGGACCCGCATTTCCCCGCGGTCACGTTCGACCCCGAGGAGCATCTCGACGCGACGTTCTACTCGCGGACCCCGGTCACCTCGCCGCGGATCAACAAGGTGATCAGGGAGAACGGCGGCGGCGGGATCGTCGTCTCGCTCTACGAATGCCTGCAGCGGTACAACGAAATCCGGGACATGCTCGCGACCTCCGTCTCGCTGCCCGCCGATCCGCGCAGGCTGCGGGAGTGGAGCCTGGTCATGGCGCTGACCGGCGTGCTCAACGGGATCGAGCGCGGCGTGATCGCCGACCGCGAGATCCTCGTGCACGCCTCGGGCAGCTACGGCGAGGACGACTACCGCGTGCTGAGCCCGGCCGACAGCGTGCGGATCGACGGTGTCGAGGACTTCTACCAAGTGGTGCGGCACGCCGCCGAAGCCGGGTGA
- a CDS encoding MFS transporter gives MTAVVTDTRRTGIVVLASCLGFFLINLDATIVTVALPVIGGQLGAGVSGLQWVVAGYTLAFAGLLLTAGSVADRIGAARLFGYGLLAFTVASAACGFAPGAGLLIVARVLQGAAAAAVLPASLALLRHSVADPAARAKAIAIWAAGGGAAVAAGPLAGGFLTAQFGWRAIFFVNVPFALLATLGLSRAGRSARRRSPIDLRGQLAAVVALTAFTFAVIEIAPMGLTSPVVLVPLLVSVLAALWFVRVESTGAAPVVDLRELRSRVFVSCLSTGFALNFAYYGIMFVFSIVFQQERGWSPLMTGLSFLPLTAVVLASNILGGKLTGLVGPRLPMAGAQLLEALGFVGVLLVGVHGPTWLLLLAMVPIGIGGGLASPPMMTALLDSVAAERAGVVSGLLSSCRQAGGVLGVAVFGVLISATGFGMETGLQVSAGLAAALLCATAIASYSA, from the coding sequence ATGACCGCGGTCGTCACGGATACCCGCCGGACCGGGATCGTCGTGCTGGCGTCCTGTCTCGGCTTCTTCCTGATCAACCTGGACGCGACCATCGTGACCGTGGCGCTGCCGGTGATCGGCGGGCAGCTCGGCGCGGGCGTGTCCGGCCTGCAGTGGGTGGTCGCCGGATACACGCTCGCGTTCGCCGGGCTGCTGCTCACGGCGGGTTCGGTGGCCGACCGCATCGGCGCGGCCCGCCTGTTCGGTTACGGGCTGCTGGCGTTCACGGTCGCCTCGGCGGCCTGCGGCTTCGCGCCCGGCGCCGGTTTACTCATCGTCGCGCGGGTACTGCAGGGCGCCGCGGCCGCCGCGGTGCTGCCCGCCTCGCTCGCACTGCTGCGTCACTCCGTCGCGGATCCCGCCGCCCGCGCCAAGGCGATCGCGATCTGGGCGGCAGGCGGGGGCGCGGCGGTCGCGGCCGGTCCGCTGGCAGGCGGCTTCCTGACCGCGCAGTTCGGCTGGCGCGCGATCTTCTTCGTCAACGTCCCGTTCGCGTTGCTGGCGACACTGGGGCTTTCGCGGGCGGGACGGTCCGCCCGGCGGCGCTCGCCGATCGACCTGCGCGGGCAGCTCGCCGCGGTGGTCGCGCTCACCGCGTTCACGTTCGCCGTGATCGAGATCGCGCCGATGGGCCTGACCTCGCCGGTGGTGCTCGTCCCGCTGCTCGTGTCGGTGCTCGCCGCGCTGTGGTTCGTGCGTGTCGAGTCGACCGGCGCCGCGCCCGTGGTGGACCTGCGCGAGCTGCGGTCGCGGGTGTTCGTGTCGTGCCTGTCGACCGGGTTCGCGCTGAACTTCGCCTACTACGGGATCATGTTCGTCTTCTCGATCGTCTTCCAGCAGGAGCGAGGCTGGTCACCGCTGATGACCGGCCTGTCGTTCCTGCCGCTGACGGCGGTCGTGCTGGCGTCGAACATCCTGGGCGGCAAGCTGACCGGGCTGGTCGGCCCCCGCCTGCCCATGGCGGGCGCGCAACTGCTCGAAGCGCTGGGGTTCGTGGGCGTGCTGCTGGTCGGGGTGCACGGGCCGACCTGGCTGCTCCTGCTGGCGATGGTGCCGATCGGCATCGGCGGTGGCCTCGCCTCACCGCCGATGATGACCGCGCTCCTCGACTCGGTCGCGGCCGAGCGGGCAGGCGTGGTGTCCGGCTTGCTCAGCTCGTGCAGGCAGGCGGGCGGCGTGCTCGGCGTCGCGGTCTTCGGAGTGCTCATCTCGGCGACCGGATTCGGGATGGAGACCGGACTCCAGGTCTCCGCGGGACTGGCCGCCGCGCTGCTCTGCGCGACGGCCATCGCGTCCTACTCCGCCTGA
- a CDS encoding LysR substrate-binding domain-containing protein, which translates to MIDVGALRSLRAVAALGTLARAAEELGFTASAVSQQIKRLEREVGVPLLAQAGRGVVLTPAGQSVADSAPEVFQALERCAEAARSVSSGAPRGVLRVAAFSTAIRGLVAPFLPALAHQHPDLRLAITEQDPDQALHSVESGTADLALVHDADGLPAPLPPSLTQRRLHTDIGDVVASRKHPLARLDGPLGRADLSGWSWVTSPPGTVCHQWFRRLFADAPGEPDVRHLVDDFATQLSLVRGGDVIALIPRLARPPLGQGLIALPLRRQPKREVRAAWRLSADASPALQAVLTHLAAP; encoded by the coding sequence ATGATCGATGTCGGAGCGCTCAGGTCTTTGCGAGCGGTGGCGGCGCTGGGCACCTTGGCGCGCGCCGCCGAGGAACTCGGCTTCACGGCCTCGGCGGTGTCCCAGCAGATCAAGCGACTGGAACGCGAGGTCGGCGTGCCCCTGCTCGCCCAGGCGGGCCGCGGCGTGGTCCTCACCCCGGCCGGGCAGTCGGTCGCCGACTCGGCCCCCGAGGTCTTCCAGGCACTCGAACGCTGCGCCGAGGCCGCCCGCTCGGTCTCGTCCGGCGCACCGCGAGGCGTGCTCCGGGTGGCCGCCTTCTCGACCGCGATCCGTGGCTTGGTTGCCCCGTTCTTGCCCGCGCTCGCGCACCAGCACCCGGACCTGCGCCTGGCGATCACCGAGCAGGACCCCGATCAAGCGCTCCACAGCGTCGAGTCCGGAACCGCCGACCTCGCACTCGTCCACGACGCCGACGGCCTGCCCGCCCCGCTCCCGCCCTCGCTCACCCAGCGCCGGCTGCACACCGACATCGGCGACGTGGTGGCGAGCCGGAAACACCCGCTCGCCCGGCTCGACGGCCCACTCGGCCGCGCCGACCTGTCCGGCTGGTCCTGGGTGACGAGCCCACCCGGCACGGTCTGCCACCAGTGGTTCCGCAGGCTGTTCGCGGACGCCCCCGGCGAACCCGACGTCCGCCACCTCGTCGACGACTTCGCCACCCAGCTGTCACTCGTCCGCGGCGGCGACGTGATCGCCCTGATCCCACGCCTCGCCCGTCCGCCGCTCGGCCAGGGCCTGATCGCCCTGCCACTGCGCCGCCAGCCGAAACGCGAGGTCCGCGCCGCGTGGCGGCTCAGCGCCGACGCCAGCCCCGCCCTCCAAGCCGTCCTCACCCACCTCGCGGCGCCTTGA
- the aepY gene encoding phosphonopyruvate decarboxylase: protein MTSATLRAPAEPLAAAAVADTLLGAGFGPFYGVPCSFLGPLIQVLQDQHPGLYQAAGNEGEAVALAAGARLAGRLPVVILQNSGLGNGVNPLTSLCHTLRIPVLLLITWRGRPGQPDEPQHELMGRITPDLLAAMEIRSELFPANLADLPGALATAVEHMDETGKPFAFIVPKGTLAPLAAEPGPAEGLALRAEAIAATVEASDPATLLVATTGKTARELERDWDRDGNLYVVGSMGCAASVALGVALNAPDRFVTVIDGDGAVLMRMEALATIGRATAPRFTHVVLDNEAYESTGGQRTHSAGVDFAGVAAACGYRSQADVSGMAELGAAVRRAQATPGPHFIRVRIRPGSDPKLGRPALTPPEVAARFAEAARS, encoded by the coding sequence ATGACCTCGGCGACGCTGCGCGCACCCGCCGAGCCGCTGGCCGCGGCCGCTGTCGCGGACACGTTGCTCGGCGCCGGATTCGGGCCGTTCTATGGCGTTCCCTGCTCGTTCCTCGGGCCGCTGATCCAGGTGCTGCAGGACCAGCACCCTGGTCTGTACCAGGCCGCGGGCAACGAGGGCGAGGCCGTCGCACTGGCCGCCGGCGCCCGGCTGGCCGGTCGGCTGCCGGTGGTGATCTTGCAGAATTCGGGGCTGGGCAACGGGGTCAACCCGCTCACCTCGCTGTGCCACACGTTGCGGATTCCGGTGCTGCTGCTGATCACCTGGCGTGGCAGGCCGGGGCAGCCGGACGAGCCGCAGCACGAGCTGATGGGCCGGATCACCCCGGACCTGCTGGCGGCCATGGAGATCCGGTCCGAGCTGTTTCCCGCGAACCTCGCCGACCTGCCCGGGGCGCTGGCCACCGCGGTCGAGCACATGGACGAGACCGGGAAGCCGTTCGCGTTCATCGTGCCGAAGGGGACGCTGGCGCCGCTCGCGGCCGAGCCGGGCCCCGCCGAGGGGCTCGCGTTGCGCGCCGAGGCGATCGCCGCGACCGTCGAGGCCTCCGATCCCGCCACGCTGCTGGTCGCGACCACCGGGAAGACCGCCCGTGAGCTGGAACGGGACTGGGACCGCGACGGCAACCTGTACGTGGTCGGCTCGATGGGCTGCGCCGCGAGCGTCGCGCTCGGCGTCGCCCTGAACGCGCCGGACCGCTTCGTGACGGTGATAGACGGCGATGGCGCAGTGCTCATGCGGATGGAGGCGCTGGCGACCATCGGCCGCGCCACGGCGCCGCGGTTCACGCATGTCGTGCTGGACAACGAGGCCTACGAATCGACCGGCGGCCAGCGCACGCATTCGGCCGGGGTGGACTTCGCCGGCGTCGCCGCCGCGTGCGGCTATCGGAGCCAGGCCGACGTCAGCGGCATGGCCGAGCTGGGCGCGGCCGTGCGGCGGGCGCAGGCGACACCGGGCCCGCACTTCATCCGGGTGCGCATCCGGCCAGGCTCCGACCCGAAACTCGGCCGCCCGGCGCTCACCCCGCCCGAGGTCGCCGCGCGGTTCGCCGAAGCGGCACGGTCATGA
- the dapA gene encoding 4-hydroxy-tetrahydrodipicolinate synthase, with translation MTDLLFGTNLVAMVTPMEPDGSLSRPGLKALVDHLLATGCDGIVVGGTTGESPTLTDAESAELVRSVAGLAAGKAKVIAGVGTYDTASSVRRAREAEAAGADGLLLVCPYYSRPTQAGVIAHCRAVADATELPVMLYDVPARAGIAMEPATLLTLAEHPRIRAVKDAKGDLFEAMTVLARAPLAYYCGIDELNLPYLASGATGLVSVVGNVVADRNAALIRAVRDGDLKAAQVIQTELLPLVDTIMRTSQGAIMAKAVLAERGIIPHASVRLPLIEAQAE, from the coding sequence ATGACCGATCTGCTCTTCGGCACCAACCTCGTCGCCATGGTGACCCCGATGGAACCCGACGGCTCCCTAAGCCGCCCAGGCCTCAAAGCCCTCGTCGACCACCTGCTCGCCACCGGCTGCGACGGCATCGTCGTCGGCGGGACCACCGGCGAGTCGCCCACGCTGACCGACGCCGAATCGGCCGAACTCGTCCGCTCGGTCGCCGGGCTGGCCGCGGGCAAGGCCAAGGTGATCGCCGGCGTCGGCACCTACGACACCGCGAGCAGCGTCCGGCGTGCCCGCGAGGCCGAGGCGGCCGGTGCGGACGGCCTGCTGCTCGTCTGCCCGTACTACTCGCGCCCGACGCAGGCCGGGGTGATCGCGCACTGCCGTGCGGTCGCCGACGCGACGGAGTTGCCGGTGATGCTCTACGACGTCCCGGCCCGCGCGGGCATCGCGATGGAACCGGCGACGCTGCTCACGCTCGCCGAGCACCCGCGGATCCGGGCGGTCAAGGATGCCAAGGGCGATCTGTTCGAGGCCATGACCGTGCTGGCCCGCGCTCCGCTCGCCTACTACTGCGGCATCGACGAGCTGAACCTGCCCTACCTCGCGTCCGGCGCGACGGGACTGGTGAGCGTGGTCGGGAATGTCGTCGCCGACCGCAACGCCGCGCTGATCCGGGCGGTCCGCGACGGGGATCTCAAGGCGGCGCAGGTGATCCAGACCGAGCTGCTTCCGTTGGTGGACACCATCATGCGCACGTCCCAGGGTGCCATCATGGCCAAGGCCGTGCTGGCCGAGCGCGGCATCATCCCGCACGCGTCGGTCCGTCTTCCGCTGATCGAGGCTCAGGCGGAGTAG
- a CDS encoding FAD/NAD(P)-binding protein: protein MTAGEFCLAIVGGGPRSTYALERLSATVDRLGGRKLAVHVYDDGGDFGAGQVHSADQPFTSYLNRAAHQVGFAADPSVTDAEPIRDLDDRPTLYEWCRERFAITGDETFDLEPADAPKRYQHGQALREMFDAYADELRRKGVSVTLHAEQVIDLVPADGRWEVVSADATHCVADQVLLITGHSSNDYSDEIGPGEYLAFAERTGAVYVPSAYPLQEALSVEDPRPGTTVGCAGLGLTAIDQILYLTEGRGGRFIPDGDRLRYQAGGAEPAMILAFSPSGVFPYTRPINRKDRPNQGRFLTKVAIDRIRKSSGTDVGDDRPRLDFDAHVMPLILLEMAYVHYRTLYGPVAGDMIVESVHEDYERFLTLPLEPGGIERLLPGVDAVVKALPKQLVPEPMLKRFDWGRILSPIDTSGGMNRSEFRSSYSDFLRRDLDWAAQGNVDNAFKASVDGVWRDLRGVLGYAVDGGGLTADSHRQFLEYHRRCQNKLSGGAAPEVMAKILALAEHGVLDMSAGPGAKILLSDRKFVLHGPVTGLSAELDVLLDARVHAFDPARDIRPLYRNLLGRDVVSLWRNTTPGQADFVPGFLDLDERSRLVGHDSITVLGPAAAARGTYQFSALRPNNNDVVMREIVAWLDGFWAALDNRRLP, encoded by the coding sequence ATGACGGCGGGCGAGTTCTGCCTGGCCATCGTGGGTGGCGGCCCGAGGTCGACCTACGCGCTGGAACGCCTGTCGGCGACCGTCGACCGGCTCGGCGGCCGCAAGCTCGCGGTCCACGTGTACGACGACGGCGGTGACTTCGGCGCCGGGCAGGTGCACAGCGCGGACCAGCCGTTCACCAGCTACCTCAACCGGGCCGCGCACCAGGTCGGCTTCGCGGCCGACCCGTCGGTGACCGACGCGGAGCCGATCCGCGACCTCGACGATCGCCCGACGCTCTACGAGTGGTGCAGGGAGCGGTTCGCCATCACCGGCGACGAGACGTTCGACCTGGAACCGGCCGACGCGCCGAAGCGGTATCAGCACGGCCAGGCGCTGCGCGAGATGTTCGACGCCTACGCCGACGAACTCCGCCGGAAAGGCGTCAGCGTCACGCTGCACGCCGAGCAGGTCATCGACCTCGTCCCGGCGGACGGCCGCTGGGAGGTCGTGTCGGCCGACGCCACGCACTGCGTGGCCGATCAGGTGCTGCTGATCACCGGGCATTCCAGCAACGACTACTCCGACGAGATCGGGCCGGGTGAGTACCTGGCCTTCGCCGAGCGGACCGGCGCGGTGTACGTGCCGAGCGCGTATCCGTTGCAGGAAGCCCTTTCCGTGGAGGATCCCCGGCCGGGCACCACGGTCGGCTGCGCCGGGCTCGGGCTGACGGCGATCGACCAGATCCTCTATCTGACCGAGGGCCGCGGCGGCCGGTTCATCCCCGACGGCGACCGGCTGCGCTATCAGGCGGGCGGCGCCGAGCCCGCGATGATCCTCGCGTTCAGCCCGAGCGGCGTTTTCCCCTACACCAGGCCGATCAACCGCAAGGACCGGCCGAACCAAGGGCGCTTCCTGACCAAGGTGGCGATCGACCGGATCCGGAAGTCGTCCGGCACGGACGTCGGCGACGACCGGCCGCGCCTGGACTTCGACGCGCACGTGATGCCGCTGATCCTGCTCGAGATGGCGTACGTGCACTACCGCACGCTGTACGGGCCGGTGGCAGGCGACATGATCGTCGAGAGCGTGCACGAGGACTACGAGCGGTTCCTCACGCTGCCGCTCGAACCCGGCGGGATCGAGCGACTGCTGCCGGGTGTCGACGCGGTCGTCAAAGCGCTGCCGAAGCAGCTGGTTCCCGAGCCGATGCTCAAGCGGTTCGACTGGGGAAGAATCCTGTCGCCGATCGACACTTCCGGCGGGATGAACCGGTCCGAGTTCCGTTCGTCCTATTCGGACTTCCTCAGGCGGGACCTGGACTGGGCGGCGCAGGGCAACGTCGACAACGCGTTCAAGGCCAGTGTGGACGGTGTCTGGCGCGACCTGCGCGGCGTGCTCGGCTACGCGGTCGACGGCGGCGGGCTGACGGCCGATTCGCACCGGCAGTTCCTCGAATATCACCGGCGGTGTCAGAACAAGCTCTCCGGTGGCGCCGCGCCGGAGGTCATGGCGAAGATACTCGCGCTGGCCGAGCACGGCGTGCTGGACATGTCGGCGGGACCGGGCGCGAAGATACTGCTCTCGGACCGGAAATTCGTCCTGCACGGGCCGGTGACCGGCCTCAGCGCCGAACTCGACGTGCTGCTCGACGCCCGCGTGCACGCCTTCGACCCGGCACGGGACATCCGGCCGCTCTACCGCAACCTCCTCGGCCGCGACGTCGTCAGCCTCTGGCGCAACACCACGCCGGGCCAGGCCGATTTCGTGCCCGGTTTCCTCGATCTCGACGAGCGGTCGCGGCTGGTCGGCCACGACTCGATCACCGTGCTCGGGCCTGCCGCCGCCGCGCGTGGCACGTACCAGTTCTCGGCGCTGCGGCCGAACAACAACGACGTCGTCATGCGCGAGATCGTGGCCTGGCTGGACGGTTTCTGGGCCGCGCTCGACAACCGGAGGCTTCCGTGA